A window from Temnothorax longispinosus isolate EJ_2023e chromosome 1, Tlon_JGU_v1, whole genome shotgun sequence encodes these proteins:
- the Pch2 gene encoding pachytene checkpoint protein 2 homolog — MNEENPEENVLHVEVCQHASSTLSKTKIEETVNSELHLLEEIPLDVILYGKDFTNTIIKDHVESMIFSSDYVERGTFKIHGATIKYYVYRLTQEDAAIETITCDSDELPVACHWLLPAQEFHYMWENLYYDCDIKNNLLRFVETTMLFSDHAVNSNIISWNKVVLLHGPPGTGKTSMCKALAQKAVVRMGDRFTHGKFIEINSHSLFSKWFSESGKLVMKLFDEIKNLVQDESALICILIDEVESLAHARKLCSNGTEPSDSIRVVNALLTQLDQIKRYPNVLILTTSNMTEAIDLAFVDRADIKQYLGYPSEVAIYNIYHSCLKELMRTGILEDEEIHDISQLKVLGYAEYEDTKNSLKLLELSRESEGLTGRTLRKIPFLAHALHTSTIKSTLSKFLKAMHSAILKQEQQEGDFQQS; from the exons ACGTAGAAGTATGTCAACATGCCAGCAG TACTTTGTCGAAAACCAAAATTGAAGAAACGGTCAATTCAGAATTACATTTGTTGGAAGAGATTCCTCTTGATGTTATTCTATACGGCAAAGATTTtacaaatacaattataaaagatCATGTGGAATCCATGATATTCTCGTCTGACTATGTGGAG agGGGAACGTTCAAAATTCATGGAGCTACCATCAAGTATTATGTCTATAGACTGACGCAGGAGGATGCTGCCATAGAAACGATAACATGTGACTCTGATGAATTGCCAGTTGCATGTCACTGGTTGTTACCCGCACAGGAATTTCACTACATGTGGGAAAATCTGTATTACGATTGTGATATAAAGAATAAc ttattacgTTTCGTGGAGACTACAATGTTATTTTCTGATCACGCTGTTAATTCAAACATTATAAGCTGGAATAAAGTGGTGTTGTTGCACGGTCCTCCAGGTACAGGCAAAACCAGTATGTGCAAAGCTCTCGCTCAAAAAGCTGTTGTTCGTATGGGAGATCGCTTTACTCAtggaaaatttatagaaattaatagcCACAGCTTATTTTCAAAATGGTTTTCTGAG AGTGGGAAACTTGTTATGAAGTTGTTCGacgaaataaagaatttgGTTCAGGACGAAAGTGCACTGATATGCATTCTGATCGATGAGGTAGAGTCGTTAGCTCACGCACGTAAATTATGCAGCAACGGCACCGAACCGTCTGATTCTATACGCGTAGTGAACGCACTGCTCACGCAGTTGGATCAAATCAAACGGTATCCgaacgttttaattttaacgacgAGCAATATGACAGAAGCTATAGATCTTGCGTTCGTCGATCGAGCGGACATAAAGCAGTATCTCGGATACCCATCCGAGGTTgctatttacaatatttatcattcgtgcttaaaagaattaatgagG ACTGGGATTTTGGAAGATGAAGAGATACACGACATATCGCAGTTAAAGGTTCTTGGATACGCAGAATATGAAGACACCAAAAATAGTCTAAAACTTTTGGAGCTTAGCCGTGAGAGCGAAGGCTTAACCGGTCGTACCTTAAGAAAAATACCATTTTTAGCGCATGCTCTTCATACATCCACGATCAAAAGTACATTatccaaatttttaaaagccaTGCACTCGGCTATTCTGAAACAGGAGCAACAAGAAGGTGATTTCCAGCAATCATGA